Part of the Spinacia oleracea cultivar Varoflay chromosome 5, BTI_SOV_V1, whole genome shotgun sequence genome, CTCCATTTACCACTGCTTCCCTAGAAGAGCTACCAATAGAAGTAGAAGGCATAACTTTTGTCACTTCCCTATTCGAATCAGTGGGGCTAGACGCATCAGCGTCTACCATCACTTCATCATCAGAGCATATTTTCTCCACATCACCCAATATACGCGACACTTCCTTTGCTTCTCTCACTATCCGTGATAGTTCCTCCTCATCAACAGACTGCATACAGTCATCTTCTTCGAAATCTTCATCTTGATCAAAGCTATAGAGCAAAGAATCTCCTTCCATAAAAGGTTGCAGATATCTATCATCATCCCACAAAAGCTTCAACTCTTGTGAAACGTTAGTCTGATGGAGATGATTTAGCAGCTCTTGATTGGACTTGCACTGATGGCCACAACTCCAACAGCTGTTTTGTGCTACCTACAAAGAAAACCACCACATTCATACGAATAGGAATAACATAATAACATAATACCATGATACCCATTACATTATTCAACAAAATTGGTAAAACATTAATGCCTTGTTTACACACTTTCAATTCCAAAAGTTGGCaacaaatatattaaaaaaaaaaactcttaacAGGGGGAAACCTATATTACTCAGACGCTTCATTTTACCTATAATCCTCAATCTGACATGGGCACTTTGATGCTTCATTtttaatcaacaaaaaaaaaaactttcacAAATTAGCCGACTCAAACACTATAACATATAACCGTGTCCGACAGACTCAAATGTACCAAGTCTAAGTAACACAGCAAAAGAATTGGATTCTAAAACATTAACGAATCAATTAAGAAACTAAATTCAACATGATATTAACAAAAGTAACAAGCATTCAATTGAATAGACTAACAAAATCACACAAATATTGAAAACTGGAAGGATTAAGGCAAACTTACCATAGCCCTaacataattaacaagcttaaaGCAGCCATAGAAGTCCAACCCTAAGCTCTTTTTTAGATTAGGAAAATCAAAACGGTGAGTTGAATCGCAATGTTGAATCATTGAATCGGAAGAAGTGAAGTTGATATTACAGAACAAACACTTGAATTCGGAATCATCATCGCCATTTTCGTCCTTTTCATCTGCGTTCCAATCATTCCAAGCTTCGTCAACATCGAGTTCGTCGACATCTGAATCGTCGAGGTTGTGGATTTTGTCGCGGTTGGACGCCATTGGAGATAGGTGTGTGTAGCTTCAATAGTTTGGAACTGCAACAATGGAGGAGTTTTGAGTTTTGAGTTTTGACAGTCTAAAACCCTttcaaaaaccctagaaaacaATACCCTTCAGCCTTTGTCATTAAAAGCTTAGGATACCAATTGACGGTTGGTTCAGTgatgattggggctgaacttaaccctaagggtgaaccggttgctaacaccaaaaaaaattaaaagcgtACGATAATTTTACATAGCTTTTAAATCCCGAAAAGATTTATCCTCTTATTTTTAtctctcctcttcttctttTGACACATCACAATTTCTTTCCTCCACATCATTTCACATTATCTCCTTCTTcctctttcttcaatttgtccCACAACTAAGAGTATCCTCTCTCACTTGCTCTCTCTTTATACATATACCCCACCACATATTctattaaattaaatgaattaattttcaATATGTCAACTTATTAAAATTAGATTAAAGATAATTtaactaattttaaaattattaaaatcaaattatgataataattcaatatttatacagaaatttaaatattaaggataatttaaatcaattcattagtaaataaaatgatcgtcacacatataataaataattaaatatgataATAGATATACTTTACGATAAAAATAAAGTATATGAAAATAGGTAAAAATTAGGTTCATTTTATAGATAATTTTTTTGTATGGTCGTTGgtgttctttttaaaaaaaaatagtttccgttttaattttattatcatttaaataatTATAACCATTAAAAATATAAGTTTGACAACCACTATTAATGTGACAAGTGTGAAATTTAACTTGTCAAAGTTTCCTCTTGAGCACATGAGCTATCCTCTCCAAATAGAGGATGAATGTTATTCCTCTTCCAGAAAGGAATCATCTCCTCAATTTCTACAACAACGAGGAGTCCTcttaggaggagagagagtgctAAAATTTTCTTtatacataaattaaaatttaccaaaatatgGAGTACAAGTAGTTAACTCTTGCAACTACTCTAATAAGGATTACTAATTAGTCCTATGTCAAATGCACTTCTAAGTGtactagtttaattaatactcttaataatatataattttaCTCCTTGTATTATTTGATACTACAAATATATACAGAATATTGTCTAAGTTTGTATGTATTAAGATTCTAGAGTTAGAATTATATAGATATAACATGCACTGAAATTAGGGATTAAATTTGTTAATCATGATAATAAgataaatatttttcttttgtttgtacTTGGTGCGAATGAGTCATGGAATACAAATGAGGGGGAGGGCCGAGGGAGACCCAAACCTAAAACTTATCAAATAGTACATGCAAAGTACGAAAATAAATAGGTGTAGAATAGTTTGGACGCTCAAAATTTAAATCACTTTTCAAAATTTGGGCGGAAATATCATGCTCCGATCTGATATTTCTTTAGACCAGACAGATATTTGGTCGGGTCTACCCACATAAAATAAGCTTAAAAATACCATTTGATCAAGGAGATGCATCCTCATAACTAAAAAGTATGCAAGATTGCAAACCAATCATGAACCATTAAGTTTCCTCTATATAATATGAATAATCATCTGTTGTACAAAATTCATACATGTAGATTCAATCCACAAGAGTCCTAGTTCTTGCTTacaattttcacaaaatatCTTCATTCTTAAACAAACATGTTTTTCACCCCAAATTGTTACTCCTCCTTTGATCTATTATTACTTCAACTACCAACATAGTTTTTCTCCTTTGGTGGTAAAGAGAGTCATAAAGGGCAATTGGCATAGACAGGATTTAACCACATGACTTGGGTATCAGCCGTATCAACTAAACTAGTTGACATCCACAATTACAAACGTAGTAACATATACAGATAGACGACTAGCTTACAAGTTACAACCCCAGTGAATGACCACTTAATCTTCCTGTAACCCATCCAAAACAACAGAACCGATAAACAACCCGGCAGCCCCGGCAAAAAGAGTACCGGCAATCACCGTTTGAACCGCGACAAGGGCAGCCGAGTCATGTGGGATAAGAATAAACGCTGCAATGGCCGCCACTAGCAAGGGCAATGAGGCGGATGCCAAGGCTGCAGGAGACAAACTAGCCGATTTCTCCAATAAGCTCAACAAACCCAAATCCTCTGCTTTAGATAACACCCCTAGTTTCTCAATTGATGAAAGTGTGAATCCAAGGTCTTGTGCCTTTGATAGTAACCCAGCTTTTTCAACATTGCTAAGGACTTTTCGCTTCTCTAACTTCTTGAACACGTCTACTTCAAGTTCTTCACTCCCTTCGAAAAATAGTCCTGCTCCAAACCATTGTTTTTTCCACCCTGGGTCATACTTGTTCACCTATGATCAAAGGAGATAtacaaaatatataatatacgaaaagataaaggtcgcaacatgaaAAACCCAACTGAACCAGCATCTTTCAGAGGTTAGTGAGTCAAAAAATTTGCAGGAAAGGGAATCCAGGAGTATAATTAGCAGGGGTAAGTATGATGTCATTAGTCGATTAACTGGCCGGAAAATGAATTAAGGCAGTAATTGACATTATGTGTCAGAAAACTAGGTAGTATTCTAACAAATTTTATTAAGTGTTACGAAATTGAACTTATAATCCTAGTACAACTAGGATAATTCTTAGAGTTAGAGTTTAAGTATAATTTCTATTTATAAGCCTTAGTGTTTAATGTTCTCATAAGCAGTAGCTTTAGCTTTATTCTTTAGGATTATCAGAGTTATATTCCTAGTTGGTTTAGAGTAGTCTTACGTAACTCAAACATTGTACTATAAATAGGGCATTGCTCAATCAATAACATTCAAGCTTTATCTCTCAATAATATTTTACATTAAGCCATGCAGTAAATGGAGTCCGGATCctctaaaccatacattttaaaagcAAAAGTTTATTCGGACGAGATTCAATGCCACGTCTTAAATATCACCTCGATGAATTTTGTTAAACTAGAGCCAGAGAGATGGACACTGATCTCATGAGATTTATCGAGCCAGAGAGATTAACTACTCTATTGCGGTAATAGTAACACACTAATCTCATGACATAAACATCAGGTGATTTGTGATCAAATTGGACATCATCTAACACAATATTTTTTAGTATCAACAAAGAGTATGCCAATACTAATGAACTCTTATTGAATTGGTGTTAATTATCAGCGTACTAGTAGACCAATAACACACCGACCAGTGTCAATaccaaattaatttttttttttttgtttctactacgaggagttcccaccgccttcggccAGTGAactaatctcccgcgggagtttgcatgggtacttCGATGGACAGCATCcccccagttgagattttttccattcccaatgctcgaacccgagaccttggttaaggagcaagaggcccttaaccactcatgccaacctcaattgataATACCAAATTAATCATTACTAATAAAAATCAATTACGTGAATTGCGCCTATTTTGAACACAGGCCACTTTTGACATATTGTTCCTACTCGTATAATTGCAATTCGGAAAAAAACGGGATTTTGATTAATATCACAAAAAAGAATGTTTTACCTTCTTCTGGGAAGCCATAGCAATGACTGTGAGGGTTCTTGGAGAACGAGAAAATGAAGGTTGAGCatgatgaagatgatgttgCTCAAACTTTCCTAAAAAAGCAGTTGAACCAGCAGCTATTGCTTCCATTATTAGCTCaaagattttttttcttgatgtttgtttttcttttttaattttaaattttcaatcTTGTGTTTTCCTTACACCCACATTACTGTAATCTTTCCTTTGATAACACCAGCCAATCATGTGGCAGGAGGCCTATCTTCATTTCCACTGTTTTAGTACACGTGGCATGATATCATTGGTGCTTGCCAACATGTGCCTTAAGCTACGTCTACGTATACTACTTCCTCcggcttttttttttctttacgcTTGTtattttcacgcgttttaacgactatTTATCTACATTgaaattcctctattttttttatttaaacaagacatATTAAGTTTATTTATAGTATTTTCACTTTTAACAAaaatctgatattgggaaaatgagaataTAAAAGGACATGTAAAGAATATTTTGGACACGTACCcgaaaagaaaaacgtaaagaacaaaaaaagacggagggagtagtatagtAGTATGACATACCAACAAATTGTACAATGCACTCGGTTTATGATAATATTATTGTGTAACGCGGCTTATTGGTCATAAAGTAAAAGACTACCTTTATTCTTTAATCAGTTTGTTTCTGAGTTTTCATGATACTTGTGTTTGCGCATAGTTTTAGgcgtatttattattattatatgaaaatgaaaaaattaatgCGCAAGTGGGGTTAGcgtagaaaataaaataaaagaattgGTGCAAATCGGGGTAAAGAAGTGAgagaaacaataaataattaatgttCTCATAATCAAAGAGAAAGCGTTGCAAGTATTCAGAGGCAAGTGTTTCAATTATTCAGAAACGAGCGGAGTATAAGGGGGCATTTGGTTCAGGTAGTGGTATGGTTTCAGAACCAGGAATGATGAAAGCATGTTGGTATGGGGTTGGAACTTGATTCCTATTACCATGTATTTGGTTATATTCGGGAATGaataattttcttttatttgctTAAATGTTTGGTATGAGCCATATTCACCTTCCCCTTGGGTTTCTAAACCTCATACCTTGTGTGTTTGAGTTATATGGGTTTAGAAATGAATTTTTCTAAACCAAACACAAGGTATATGTTTTGATCATTCCAATCCCATACCTTATACCAAAAATTCGCGAACTAAACGCCCCCTAATTTATAACATATACCATTATTCTCGGTAAAAGTTATCCCATTATATTTCTTAGGAGTTACGCTTAATTCTTCTAGGAGTTGTattccattttttttcttttacactTTATCCCTCAATCGTTTATTATTTCCTAGTTTTCTATGGGCCTAATGAAATCACAGACAACATTATGCATATTATCCAAAAGCCACAAAAATTTAGCTTGATTACATTAGTGTTAGGGAGAGAAAGTTTATCACTGCGCACAACTAGGCATCACAAACATGATACAACCGTACATACATGACATCTCTATGTTGCTCGAACTCCTCATTCAATTCACCACAATGCAAGTATCCATTCAGACATTTGAAACTTCAACGTCCAACATAATTGCTGACATTAGAGCTCAAAGATACAGAGGTACGACCTATAGAATTGTTCACGTTTAAGTATGGCCGTCAACATAAGTAATGACATACTAACACTTTATTTTGGACAAAAATAACAAGGCAAACTCAATAACTATGTTGCTCAGACTATATCACCCTACGTGCACTTTAAGCTTCGTTTTGCACGTATATCGCGCATTTACAACTATATTAACATGATTAGACATGATTGTAAACTCCCgcgggatgctgcccatcgaggtacacatgcaaactcccgcggaagattagtccactcgccgaaagcgatgggaactcctcgtagtagaacccaaaaaaaaaacaatcatgTGTCATATCAAGTCGTCTTTTTATGAAGTTTCTGGGCAATAATTTGGCGCGTAAAGGACTTCCGAGTTCTGATGTCTTCAAAACTCCTAAAAACGAGTAATTTGAATTTTCCATAACAATTTCTAAGCTCCTTCCTTATCTTAATTAGCGCCGTAAAACCATAAACCTCTCCCCCTTCATATGTAATCTCCCATTCTCCCACCCTGTTCCTCCTCCCTCCTAATCAAATCTCAATCGCAATTTCGAGTTCGTAATCGCAGGTATATTCCTAATTTACTGATGTTCTTCATGTTTTTAGAATTCAGACGTtttgttttagttttatttGTCCAGTTTTGGGTAGAATCCGATAACGCACGCCAACTGTTTGTGAAAATTCCTCTTttagctttgaattttgacaatGGTGTTTAATTGCTTATACTCCAGTAcctaatttgatttttatattataatgtttaatTTGGATTAGGGTTTTTGCATAAATTTCTCCGATGTTCAAAAATTATGATTTTACTATTATTACTGTAGTGTTGCATCACCTGGAGTagtatgttaattttttttttcatgaaaATTGCCCAATTGATCTATGATTTAAAAACCAGTGAATGAATTTGAATACCAATCTGCATCATAACTATAATTGTTTATTGACTCCACCTACCGTGTATCTAAGGATATTTTCATACCCATTAATGGTCTatctcacattttctcctcatATATAAAGGAATGTGACGCAGGACTCCATAATTTTATACTCCCTATTTGATAGCGAAAACACATAATCACTCTAACTTGAGTTTTGATGAAGAAAATTAGCAACTCAACTTGTTCATTATTGGAGTATGTTGTAGTGTTCATTCATCACTGAGCTTAACTAGATATTTCCACTTGAAGAGggttgttttccttttgttggACTGATAGGATGATACACTACTAACTTCGCAGAAACTTTTTTCGTAAGCATAACCAGCAGAGAGCAGTTATTTtcaaggaaatgggcaacgCAATTTGCTGTGTACAAGTTGGGCAATCACAAGTAGCTATTAAGGAAGATTTTGGCAGATTTTCTGAGGTGCTTGAGCCAGGATGCCACTTTGTTCCTTGGATTATGGGGAGGAACATTGCTGGATATCTCACACTGAGATTGCAACAGTTTGATGTGAAATGCGAGACAAAAACTAAGGTTGGTATGCACTCCCTTTGAATGGACAAAACTGCATCCTTTAAATTTGGCATAAATTGAATTAATCGGATTTGTATGCAATCTTTCTTTCATTCAATTAAACTAATATGTTCAATAAGGTGAGTGCTTAGTTGCTTACATTTCAATATCAATGAATAGAGGTATATAACCATTGAAGTTTTCAGTGCCCTGGCTTATTTAGTGTTGCTGCATTTACTTTTTACTCATGTTTGTTGATGAGATGTTTTACGGTCATTAATTTGTATAATGTGGTTTGTTTTTGCAGGACAATGTATTTGTCAATGTAGTGGCATCTATACAGTACCGTGCCCTTGTCTGATAAGGCAAGTGATGCTTTCTACAAACTGACCAATACAAGAGCTCAGATTCAGGCCTATGTCTTTGACGGTACAGAGAACAAATTTGCCTTTTTAACAAGAAATATCCGTTCAAGTTGTTAAATTTCAGTCTCCCTAAAATTCGGTCATCTTCTTCTGTTTTCTAGTCATTCGAGCCACTGTCCCAAAACTGAATCTGGACGACGATTTTGAGCAAAAGAATGATATTGCAAAAGCAGTGGAAGACGAACTGGAAaaggttattttttattatacttcgtatatatgttttttttatgtcTGGTGTTGCTTTTCTCCTTTGGATATCAACTTCTAATTTCTCCCCTCTATCCTTACAGGCAATGTCTGCATATGGTTATGAGATTGTACAAACACTCATTGTCGATATAGAACCAGACAAGCATGTTAAACACGCGATGAATGAGATCAATGCTGGTAATTGTACTTCTTTCTGTTTGAGCTATCCGTTGTAGTAGCTGCGACATTGGGTAGTATATTATCAGCAGTAGTAAACTACCAATGTATATCCTGGTTTCTGAACCATTGATTGAAATATGGAAAGGTAATTACAATATGCTTTTTGTTCTAACCACTCTCTAAAATTTTCAGCTGCAAGACTGAGGTTGGCAGCCAATGAGAAGGTAGAGGCAGAGAAAATCATACAGATAAAGAGAGCTGAGGGTGAAGCTGAATCCAAGTACCTGTCAGGATTAGGTATTGCTCGTCAGCGTCAAGCTATTGTAGATGGTCTAAAAGACAGTGTGCTTGGCTTCTCTGGAAATGTACCTGGAACCAGTGCTAAGGATGTCATGGATATGGTTCTAGTCACCCAATATTTTGACACAATGAAGGACATTGGAGCTTCATCTAAATCTTCTACAGTCTTCATCCCTCACGGACCTGGTGCAGTTCGTGATGTGGCTGCTCAAATTCGCGATGGGCTTCTCCAGGCTCAGAACATGCATCGCTGATGATGTCTCCTATTTTCAGGAAGGTTTGTTTTATCAGAAAATTGTGCATATtgcttcaaacttcaaagtatTTAGTTAATCATAGTATATTTGGTGACAATGGTGTTTCATTCCGTGTATGACCTAGTTGTGCCGAATCTTTGCACAAGTTTGGTTCTTTTGATTTTCCATAGTTTTTTTTGTAGACATGATTACAACagtttatgaaataaataaatagattaGGTATTGACTTCATTTATCTCCAAGAGTAAATTTTAGAAAAAGGAAATCTGTACACAATTTCTTTACAAATTAAGGTAAAAATATGtatgatagttcagtaggaacacttgacaagagggggggtgaattgtttcttgggaacttgagtaagtttcttgcggaatttaaacaataaagagactgagaacaatgagcgaagaaagatataaaacggaggaaccttcttgaccctaatcaagaagaacctcactactcttttgtattaatgcaataactctattacaaatacactctttaactcgagttcctctcgaacacgagttccccacagcaatccccttcgattactgtgctactctttctctctctgacttaactctaagtcgctccttttctctttgacttaactctaagtcgctgtttctctctttgactaaactcttagtcgctctttctctctttgacttaactctaagtcactcaaggatcactcaatccttaaacccaaaatacaatatgatagatagattctagtacgtaataaagcttataataataaggaactcaaggaacactctattttgccaactgattcttttaaaacgtttaagctctttaagatagattttgtagaaatcagttgtgttttgaaaagccaaaactcttctccttttataggagagttttacttagggttgggtacccatgttctcctcaactacccactaacagttactgctcagtaacatgggcatagttggagagaaacaagggagaccaaatcaaaacactaaatgtacgttaaacagaaatacgtggggagagtttcaaggaacatggaaaatcttttacttgagaaacaag contains:
- the LOC110790491 gene encoding uncharacterized protein; its protein translation is MEAIAAGSTAFLGKFEQHHLHHAQPSFSRSPRTLTVIAMASQKKVNKYDPGWKKQWFGAGLFFEGSEELEVDVFKKLEKRKVLSNVEKAGLLSKAQDLGFTLSSIEKLGVLSKAEDLGLLSLLEKSASLSPAALASASLPLLVAAIAAFILIPHDSAALVAVQTVIAGTLFAGAAGLFIGSVVLDGLQED